The stretch of DNA GTCGCCGCCGGTGACTGGCGCGACTACGCCATGAGCGGCCTCAAGGATTGTGCGGTGTTCAGCGTCTATCGCCGCGCCAGCGAAATGCCGCTCTACCGCATCGAGAAACGTCCAAAACTGCGCAACAAACAGGGTGCCTACTCGGTCATCTCAGCCTCTGGCATGATCCTCAAGCGCGGCCATGAGCTCAAACAGGTCTTGAAGGTCCTCGAACCCAAGCAGTTATCGCTGGTCACAGACATCTAGCAGCTAGCGTTTTCGAGGATTCAGCAGCACGCCCAGCGCAATTGGCGCGATCAGCGTCGTCGCAATCGCCATCAGCACCAGAGCCGACGGCATCGCCGCAACCACCCGGTCTGTGGCGCCTATGGCAAACAGCCCGTGCTCCACCGCAATGGATATCACCACAAGTTCCACCGCACCGCGCGAACTCATGCCCATGCCGATGGCAGCCGCTTCGCGCGCACGAAACCCACGTAATCGCGCAGGCACGCCTGCGCCCACCAGCTTGCCGGCAATCGCCACACCGATGAGCGCTGCCAGAAAGACCGGCGTCTGAACCACTGCTGTGAGGTCTACCGCCAGCCCGATGGACGCAAAGAACACCGGCCCCAGAAACCCTGCCGTGATACCGCCGGTAAGAATTTTCATTTCTGCATAGGCCCGCGGTCCGACACGGTCCGGCTCGAAGAACAGGCCGGCCATGAACACGCCAATGATCCAGTGCATGCCCAGCACTTCCGCCAGCACCCCATAGCCCAGCGCCACACCCATGAGGATGGCAAACTCAGCAGACGCGATCTGCAGCACATGCAGCTGCCGCGAAATCCGCGGATAGACATGCGCACCCAGCAGCCCCGTGACCACAAAGAACGCCGCCGCCTTGAGCAGCATCACGGCGAACTCAACAACACCAGGCACCTCACCCGTTGCAATCAACGCGGTGATGACCGCCAGCAGCACCAGGCCGATGACATCATCAAAGATTGCCGCCGCCACCATGGTCTGCCCCAGCTGGGTCGACAGCAGCCCCATTTCAGCGAGCACCCGAACCGTGGTGGGAATGGCCGTGATGGCCAGTGCTACGCCCACAAAGGCTGCCTGCACCGCCCGCATGTCCGTGTCCGGCAAAAAGGTCCAGGCCAGCCACGTCCCCGCGACCAGCGGCACAACGGCACCACCTGCCGCCACCAGAAACGATGTCGTGCTGTGCGCTGCAATTTGCGTGGGCTTCATGTCGATGCCCGCCGACAGAAGCAGGAAGAAGATCCCCGCTTCCGCCACAAGATGAATCAGCTCTGAGTCAAGATGCACATAGGTTGCAAGGCCCGTGGGCCCGCCATTCAGCGACACGGCTGCCGCCAGCGCCAGACCGATCAACAGCCCCGCCAGCAATTCTCCCACAGCCGCCGGTTGCCCCACCCGTTCGGCACCTTCACCAAACAGACGGGCCAGCACGAAGACCACAAACAGCCCGGCGAGCGCTTCCATACCTCAAGCTGATACGAAAAACCCCCGGACGCTGGCAAGCGCCCGGGGGTGTGTTTCTTCAATCAGCGCGGTCTGCGCTGTGAGCCGAAGCTACTCGCGGTTACCGAACAGCTGCAGCAGCATGATGAAGAGGTTGATGAAGTCGAGATAGAGACGCAGGGCACCCATGATGGACTTGCGTCCGGATACCGTGCCGTCATCGTTGACGTCATACATCTCTTTGATCTGCTGTGTGTCGTAGGCGGTAAGGCCGGCAAACACGAGCACGCCAATGACTGAAATCGCGAACTGCAGGGCAGATGAGCCCACAAAGATGTTCACGACGGAGGCAAT from Pyruvatibacter sp. HU-CL02332 encodes:
- a CDS encoding DUF2794 domain-containing protein, translating into MSEPTHLTVVSTQQPQSAHKSARRHNAPKSVFWDRRELDAILNIYGRRVAAGDWRDYAMSGLKDCAVFSVYRRASEMPLYRIEKRPKLRNKQGAYSVISASGMILKRGHELKQVLKVLEPKQLSLVTDI
- a CDS encoding cation:proton antiporter, with protein sequence MEALAGLFVVFVLARLFGEGAERVGQPAAVGELLAGLLIGLALAAAVSLNGGPTGLATYVHLDSELIHLVAEAGIFFLLLSAGIDMKPTQIAAHSTTSFLVAAGGAVVPLVAGTWLAWTFLPDTDMRAVQAAFVGVALAITAIPTTVRVLAEMGLLSTQLGQTMVAAAIFDDVIGLVLLAVITALIATGEVPGVVEFAVMLLKAAAFFVVTGLLGAHVYPRISRQLHVLQIASAEFAILMGVALGYGVLAEVLGMHWIIGVFMAGLFFEPDRVGPRAYAEMKILTGGITAGFLGPVFFASIGLAVDLTAVVQTPVFLAALIGVAIAGKLVGAGVPARLRGFRAREAAAIGMGMSSRGAVELVVISIAVEHGLFAIGATDRVVAAMPSALVLMAIATTLIAPIALGVLLNPRKR